DNA sequence from the Virgibacillus proomii genome:
TTTCGATTTTTTCAACTATTTCATCATGTGGTTCCGCTATTGCATATGTCATATCAATCTTATTATGAACAATTGCATTTCGCAGTTCCGCAAATTCCAACAGATCATCACTGTATTGCTTGATTAATGCATTGGAGTTTTTTAGAATCTTAACTGCTTTAGAAAAGCTTGCATCTTTTTTGTTGATGAGCAAATCTCTCAGCATTTTCTCAATGCGGTTAAACGAAGTTAAAAATCGGTCTGAGTTTTTGTACATATTCCCGTGCTCCCTACCTTACATTTTCTTTTTGTTATAAAGTGAAACGGGGTTTTGTTTCATCCCCCACTCATGGTTAGTACCGCAAGGGTATGACCTAAAGGCCCTTGAACCAATCGGACATTTGACTTTCAGTTATTCCCCACCTAAACTTCTTCGATCCCTCTTACTCCCAGTTAGATGTGGGATAAAACTAAACCATTCTATGTTCCATTTTATACATTTTATGTAAAGATTAAAAGTGTTCGGCATTCATTACTAACCAATCTCAATTCAGAAAATAAAGTCCCCTTTTGCAAGTGTTCGAATCTTATGAATCATCACTTGCTCTTCGCAGTCGATCTTTTCATCTGCAAAATATGCTAATTCTTTATGATTACCAATCATTACCGAGTGAGCCGCATGCTTAAACATGGAGATATCATTTGCGTCATTACCAAATGCAATGTAATTGTTTTTCGCGATTCCTAGCTTTTTTAACGCACTCCATTTATTAATCCCTCTTGGGCTTATATCAATTGTTTGCTCATTATGATGCTTATGAATCGTTACATCCAGCACTTCTAATTCCTTTAATAGAACTGTGTAATCATTCATTGTAACAATCAATATTTTCACTACTTGCGTTAATTGATTGACTGTCAAATTTTTTGCCAAGTTCCCACGATCTATATTTTTAACGATTGGATGATCATCGGGGCCAGTATAAGCATAATCCCAATCACTATCGATAAGAAATGTTGCTTGATGTTTGTGAATCAATTTTAAAATAATACCCAGCTGCTCATTTGTAAACGTATGTGCATGGACTAATTTCCTATTTTTATAAATGAGCGAACCATTTCCTCCAATTAACGTATACGTATGGAACCGTTTATGTAAAACAGGAAGCATATCTCTTATTGGTCTAGCAGATGCAAAAATCACATCCTGCTCTAAAGCATGTAGGCAATTAAGAATGTTGCTGGACACTGGATTGCCTTGAAAGCAAATAGTTCCATCAAGGTCAAAGACAAAGTTCATGTTTTTCATCCCTTTGATAATTTATTCGTATCATAATTTTAAATGTTTATGATTAAGATTAATGCGAAAATATAGCTATTTACTTTCAACTTAACTTGTTAAAACAGGCGCTTTTCACCAACATTTTTCTTAATTGTACAAAGACCTTGTGTACAAGAAGTCTCTAAATATAGCCTTTCATTCGATTAACGTTTAAACTATTGTATAGCGAAACGCCAGGTAGAGCAAACCTTCCCCAGGGTAGCATCGTGTACAGAAACGTGTTTTTCACTTATGAGGACAGAATATGCTACGACAGCGACACATCGAGGTTTTTCAAGGATAAAAAAACATAAAAGTGTAGATGTTGACTTATTCTAAGAAGATCGAAGTTAGCTTGGAGACTTCGCTTAGGATTAGAAAGCTATCGTTTTTCTTATACGATAAAGTGAAACTTCATTCCGTGGAATGCTTTTTACACGGAATGTTAGTTGAACCAATCGGACATTTAGGTGCCGTTTTTTCCACTTTGACCCCTTGCACGAACTCAGGTCTTGAAGTGGGAAACTTACGGCACCTTACATGCGGGATAAAGTGAAACTTCATTCCGTGGAATGCTTTTTACACGGAATGTTAGTACCACAAGGTTATGACCTAAAGGCCCTTGAACCAATCGGGCATTTAGGTGCCGTTTTTCTTTTATGTTCACAATGCATAATAGATTTTAGAATTGAGGAAAGTACGGCACCTTACATGCGGGATAAATCCTAAAGTTTTACACTTTCCTATAGTATAAAAAAGCTACTTCCTAAAAGAATCAAACTATAAAATAGAATTACTTCAAAATTGAAATCAAAGTACAAATGTCTTGTCAGCCTCGACAAGCACTAAAACTCAACAAAAACGCTTAATTCTGCCAATCATCCTTAAAATATTGTACTAGCTTCCTAAATCATAAAAAATGTTTACATCGTAAAAAATCACAAAATTTATTGACAATATTTAAAGTTCTGCTATGCTGTAAACTATTATTCAGAAAAAAATACACGATGAAACGAAAAGGAAGAAAGGAGAACCTTAAACCGATGTTACCTGATCAACATATACTTAGAATTCCAGGTCCAACACCAATCCCTCCTAGCGTCACACATGCAATGGCGCAACCGATGATTGGTCATCGCGGGCAAGAAATGAAAGAATTATTACAAACGGTTAAAGAAAAACTAAAACCAATCTTTGGTACGAAGGAAGATATTTTAATTTATACAGCTAGTGGAACTGCAGCGCTTGAGACAGCCGTAGTAAATGCTGTCCAACCTGGTGAAGAAGTGGTAATTATTGTAACTGGCGCCTTTGGAGACCGGTTTACAAAAATTTGTGATGAATATCACATTAAAGTTCATAAATACGACGTAACATGGGGTGAAGCTGCTGATCAAGATCGTTTAGCTGAACTATTAAAAGCACATCCAAATGTAAAGGCTGTATTTGCGACTTTTTGTGAAACTTCTACTGCTGTCTTAAATCCTGTAAAGGAACTAGCAGAGATTGTTCACCGCGAGTCCAATGCATTATTCATTGTTGATGGTGTTTCATGTGTCGGAGGAACGGAAACAAAAATGGATGAGTGGGGACTAGATATTGTTGTTACTGGATCACAAAAAGCAATGATGCTGCCAGCGGGACTTGCATTTATTGCTGCAAGTGAACGTGCATGGAAAGTGATAGAACAAAATCCACATTCAAGATTCTATTTAGACATGCGAAAATATCGTGCCAAACTTAGAGAGGATTCTACGCCTTTCACCCCAGCTGTTTCTTTACTGCAAGGTTTGAAACAAGCTTTAGCATTAATGGAAGAAGAAGGATTAGCAGCCATTTATAAGCGTCATAACACAATGGCAGCTATGACAAGAGCAGCATTTCATGCATTAAATATTCCTTTACTGACAAAGGATGCCGATGCTTCCCCTACTGTAACAGCAGTAAAACCGAATGATTTCTCTTCAGAAGATTTGCGCAAAGTGCTTCGAACTAACTTTGGCTTAACTATTGCAGGGGGACAGCAACATTTAAAAGGGGCTATTTTCCGCATTGGGCATATGGGTTATTGTTCACCAGCAGATGTTTTGCAAACAATCAGTTTAATTGAATTGGGCTTACAACAAATCGGCAAAACAATTGAGCTCGGTACGGGTGTTAAAGCAGCTCAAGCTAATTATCTGGCTGAGTTAAGCTTGGTTTGACTTTTTTAAAATCACCATTAATTTCCTTCCTGTTCTGTCATACAAATTAAAAAATAGGAAGGAAACGAGTCAGCAGTATGGCTTTTTAGAAGCTCTAATAGTTAAACCTTTTTTGAAATTATTCATTCCTACTGACATAGGTTAATAGGTAACGAAAGCTTCCATATCACACTATTTTTTCCATCTAAGACATCGTTTAAGCTTTTGTTTTTATAAAGTGAAAACTCATTCAAAGAATGCGTACAGTTATCGCTATCGTAGTTTTTTGTTCTGTTGTCCCAACCAATTAGGCATTTAGATACGGTTCCCCACTTCGTATAAACTATAACTCTTAAAGTGGGGCTTACGGGCATTTTAGATGCAAATTAAAAAACTGAAACGCAAGCGCTCGATAGCGACGTACAACTTAAGATCTCCTGACGAGATACAGTGAAACTTCATTCCGTGGAATGTTTTTTTACACGGAATGTTAGATGAACCAATCGGGCATTTAGGTGCCGTTTTTCTCATTATATTTGCATAATCATAGATATAAGAAAAATACAAATTCTTACATTTAAGATAAAAGAAAAAGGGCCCTGCAACTGGGGTATGCCGATGCCTGAGCGGCAAACCTACTTTTAGTCGACCTTCCGCCGATGCTGACTTTTGTAGGAAGAAGTTCGAAGTTTGCTAGTTGTTACTGAACGCTTAAACTAGACAAAGATACTTTTCAAAATAATTATCCACATGTAGGAACAAATATAGTTTCCTAAACGATAAAAAATAATCGAGGAGGAACGATAATGACATTTAAAGTATTAATCGCAGATCCTTTAAGTGATGATGGAATTGCTCCGTTAAAACAAGCAGATAAAATAACAGTTGATATTGGAACAGACTGGTCCAAAGAAGAACTCGATAAGCGTATTTCAGAGTATGATGCGCTATTAGTTCGTAGTCAAACTCAAGTGACACGTAATTTTATTACGAAAGCCAAAAACTTAAAAATCATTGGGCGTGCCGGTGTTGGTGTAGATAATATTGATTTAGAAGCTGCAACAGAACACGGTATTATTGTTGTAAACGCTCCAAATGGAAATACAAATTCAGCAGCAGAGCACACGGTAGCCATGATGATGGCTCTGTCTCGAAAAATACCCCAAGCTTATTTGTCACTAAAAAATAAACTATGGGATAGAAAAAAATATATTGGAACCGAGTTAAAAAATAAAACGTTAGGAATTATCGGACTCGGAAGAATTGGTTCGGAAGTAGCGTATAGAGCCAGAGGACAACGTATGAACATTGTTGCATACGATCCATTTCTTACTGAAGACCAAGCTAAGAAATTTGGGATTGAAATAGGCAGCTTGGAAGAAGTATTGAAAAAAGCCGATTTCATCACCATTCATACTCCATTGCTGAAAGAAACAAGACATCTGTTAAATAAAGAAGCGTTTGCCTTAATGAAAACCGGAGTCTATATCATTAACTGTGCACGTGGTGGAATCATTGATGAAGAAGCACTGTATGATGCTATTGAGGAAAAGAAAGTAGCTGGAGCCGCACTTGACGTCTTTGAAGAAGAACCATTTTTCGAAAATAAATTATTGAATTTACCAGAAGTCATCGCTACACCACATTTAGGTGCAAGTACCGTAGAAGCTCAAGAAATTGTCGCTATTGACGTAAGTGAGGATGTCATTCGCTTTAAGAATGGGGATGCAGTGCGTAATCCTGTTAATTTACCATCTGTAACTAAAGAAGTATTAAGTGAAATTGAACCATACTTCCATTTGGCAGAAAAACTCGGTCAGTTTCTTATCCATTTGGCTAAGGAACCCATTGAAGGAATCAATCTCTATTATTCTGGCGATGTCGCCAAGACTAAAATTGAACCAATTACTCGCAATGCAGTGAAAGGACTATTAACCCGTCATCTCGGCGACCATGTTAATGATGTCAATGCGCTTTATTTAGCAGAAAAAAGAGGAATAACAATTCATGAAAATAAAACTTCTACCACTCAAGGGTTTACCAACTTAATTCGCGTCGAAGTAAGTACCAAATCAGACAAGCGAAGTGTTGCTGGCACATTACTTAACGGTTTAGGTCCACGGATTGTAAAAGTAGATGACTATAGTGTCGACGTTACACCAAAAGGTCATCTATTAGTTATTCACCATATCGACCAGCCCGGGGTCATCGGTAAAATGGGTAGTTTGCTTGCTACAATGCATATCAATATTGCAACAATGCAGGTGGATCGTGCAAAGGTTGGCGGTAATGCAATTATGGTTATGACTGTAGATCGCCACATTGAAAAGAAGGCGCTGGAAGCATTAGAAAAACTCGAAGAAATCCATGCTGCTATTGCCATCGATCTTTGATTACGGAATAAAGAGGCTGGGACATAAGCAAATACGAAACAGCAAAAACCGAACAATTCATTTATAATTGTTCGGTTTGTTTGTGTTTAGAAAGCCATAGTTTTTCTTATACGATAAAGTGAAACTTCATTCAGTAGGAGTTTTCTTCCATCTCCTACTGAACGTTAGTACCTCAGGGGGTATGACCTAAAGGCCCTTAAACGAATCGGGCATTTAGGTGCCGTTTTCTCCCACTTAGACCTTTTGTATCAACTCAAGATTTTGAAGTGGGAGTCTTACGGCACCTTACATGCGGGATAAAGCCTAAAATTTTATACTTTACTATAGTACAAGGACGATTTATGGTTCGTTTTTTAATCAGCTGTTTTCGTTTTGTCCCAGTCTCCTTATTTTTCCATTCCTTCTAACGAATAGTTTATCTAATTCTCCCATCCCCGTATCCCTCTTCTGTCACTCCAACTCAAGTCAATCTGTAATTCTTCTAACCTTTTTCTTTAACACAATAACAAGATGATCCCCTATCTCTTTTAAACGTTAGATTTTGTAATTCTCTTCCCCCTCTAGCCAACTATAATATATTGACAATTTTATCATTTCTAATTAAAATTAATTTTATTATTTTGTTGAAAATTACAATTACGGAAGGAGCTGCTTTTTTAAATGCACACGAATATTCCCCAAAAAGACATATACTTTTGGTGGGCAATTTTTCCACTTATCATCATGATTATGTCCATGCTGTTAACCATTGTTGTTTTTAAAGGTGAACCACATATACCATTGATTATAGGTACTGGAGCTGCTGCTTTGATTGCTTGGAAACACAACTATAAATGGAAGGAAATTGAAGAAATGATGTTTCAAGGAATAAGACTAGCACTTCCAGCTGTAATTATTATTATGTTAGTTGGACTAACGATTGGTGCATGGATTGGTGGCGGCATTGTAGCAACAATGATCTATTACGGTCTAAAAATTATTTCTCCCTCCATTTTTTTGGTAACGATTACAATCATCTGCAGTATCGTTGCTTTGACTGTCGGGAGCTCTTGGGCTACGATGGGAACGATTGGTGTT
Encoded proteins:
- the serA gene encoding phosphoglycerate dehydrogenase, with the translated sequence MTFKVLIADPLSDDGIAPLKQADKITVDIGTDWSKEELDKRISEYDALLVRSQTQVTRNFITKAKNLKIIGRAGVGVDNIDLEAATEHGIIVVNAPNGNTNSAAEHTVAMMMALSRKIPQAYLSLKNKLWDRKKYIGTELKNKTLGIIGLGRIGSEVAYRARGQRMNIVAYDPFLTEDQAKKFGIEIGSLEEVLKKADFITIHTPLLKETRHLLNKEAFALMKTGVYIINCARGGIIDEEALYDAIEEKKVAGAALDVFEEEPFFENKLLNLPEVIATPHLGASTVEAQEIVAIDVSEDVIRFKNGDAVRNPVNLPSVTKEVLSEIEPYFHLAEKLGQFLIHLAKEPIEGINLYYSGDVAKTKIEPITRNAVKGLLTRHLGDHVNDVNALYLAEKRGITIHENKTSTTQGFTNLIRVEVSTKSDKRSVAGTLLNGLGPRIVKVDDYSVDVTPKGHLLVIHHIDQPGVIGKMGSLLATMHINIATMQVDRAKVGGNAIMVMTVDRHIEKKALEALEKLEEIHAAIAIDL
- a CDS encoding pyridoxal-phosphate-dependent aminotransferase family protein, coding for MLPDQHILRIPGPTPIPPSVTHAMAQPMIGHRGQEMKELLQTVKEKLKPIFGTKEDILIYTASGTAALETAVVNAVQPGEEVVIIVTGAFGDRFTKICDEYHIKVHKYDVTWGEAADQDRLAELLKAHPNVKAVFATFCETSTAVLNPVKELAEIVHRESNALFIVDGVSCVGGTETKMDEWGLDIVVTGSQKAMMLPAGLAFIAASERAWKVIEQNPHSRFYLDMRKYRAKLREDSTPFTPAVSLLQGLKQALALMEEEGLAAIYKRHNTMAAMTRAAFHALNIPLLTKDADASPTVTAVKPNDFSSEDLRKVLRTNFGLTIAGGQQHLKGAIFRIGHMGYCSPADVLQTISLIELGLQQIGKTIELGTGVKAAQANYLAELSLV
- a CDS encoding HAD-IIB family hydrolase, with product MNFVFDLDGTICFQGNPVSSNILNCLHALEQDVIFASARPIRDMLPVLHKRFHTYTLIGGNGSLIYKNRKLVHAHTFTNEQLGIILKLIHKHQATFLIDSDWDYAYTGPDDHPIVKNIDRGNLAKNLTVNQLTQVVKILIVTMNDYTVLLKELEVLDVTIHKHHNEQTIDISPRGINKWSALKKLGIAKNNYIAFGNDANDISMFKHAAHSVMIGNHKELAYFADEKIDCEEQVMIHKIRTLAKGDFIF